Sequence from the Ooceraea biroi isolate clonal line C1 chromosome 5, Obir_v5.4, whole genome shotgun sequence genome:
AGCGGACGGCTCGTACAAAATCGAATCCAAATACCCGAGCGGCGAGGTTTACGGTAAGTACGGCTTCGTGGACGATACCGGAAGCGTGCGCGAGGTCGAATATGGCGCGTCCAGGCGCGGCTTCGAGCCGGTCGGTCCTGGAATAAATGTACCCCCGCCAACCTTGACCGGCAACAGCATCGCCGGGGCCAGCAACTCGGGGCACGAGCCCGAGGATGACGGACAATACCGCGAGGACCCGTCGATCTACTACACCGATCCGCGTTTCACCAATGGAGAACGCTACGATCCGTCACCCAAACCATATCGACAGCACCAGCCGATCGGGTACAATCCGCCGCAGCAAATTGCACCGGCTTACAATCGGCCGAGGTAGGTGATGTAATCGTCGCGTAACATCGGTATGAAACTAGGACTAAAAGAATGTTTCGTGGTTTGAAGCAGGCCGTAAATGAGGCATTGTTACTACACTCCGTGCACAAAGAAAAGTAATTACCTCGCGTAACTGGTAATCACGATTGAGCGTAACGGAGCTTACAGCTGATCTCAAAGTCATCTAACGTGGTTCTTTACTGAGATCTTGGTGGTTCTTGATGAGATTTGAATGAacttgcaattatttttgtatgaaTTATAACGTacaaaaattctgaaaattaattatacactgcaaaacatgtccactttaaatataacggaaaaaaaggaatttttttccgctttaactttaagtgtgaaattaaagcggaatcatatatatatatatatatatatatgattccgctattttatatatatatatatatataatatattgcgagttgccatagttacgttattttcgtccgctttaaatatgtatgaccgaaatcgtaaccgatgatcacatcctttataatatccgtTATAATGCTAAATTATTACCAGtcctatataaattatatatatataatataaaatcctttatataaataggactggtaataatctagcattgtaacggatattataaaggatgtgatcatcggttacgatttcggtcatacatatttaaagcggacgaa
This genomic interval carries:
- the LOC105287586 gene encoding uncharacterized protein LOC105287586 → MYPPVVFLVVSLGLAVGQHNQPYPVTTPVPILKQINKHNEDGSYSYGYEAADGSYKIESKYPSGEVYGKYGFVDDTGSVREVEYGASRRGFEPVGPGINVPPPTLTGNSIAGASNSGHEPEDDGQYREDPSIYYTDPRFTNGERYDPSPKPYRQHQPIGYNPPQQIAPAYNRPRYNALVNYAQPAPVDPQFQSEYQPQYRTQYRPQYQGRQLPPAYPSPAIPAGSQGHAATNIDVHAGLTSYTVNYRR